In Pannonibacter sp. XCT-53, the sequence CTTGCCCGACCCGGACAGGCCGCCAACCGCCACCAGACCTGGCGTGGCCGGCTCGAGCGCCTGGAGTGCAAGGGCAAAATAGGCGCGGGCCGCCCGGCGCTGCCCTTCGGCCGCCGTCGCGCAGCGCTGCGTGGCAATGCTGGCGGCGGCGATCTTGGCCCGGATCGCCGCGCGCAGGGACAGGTAGAAGGGCAGCGCCGCAAGCCCCTCTTCCCCGTCCTCCAGCGGCGTGAGATCGAGATACCGGTTGAGCAGATGGCATGCGCCGGCCGGCTGGCCGCGCTCGACCAGATCCATGACGGCAAAGGCGAGGTCATAGAGCACGTCGCCGGTGGCGATGGCCTCGTCGAACTCGACCGCGTCGAACAGCACGGGCACACCGCCGACCAGCGCCACGTTGGCCAGATGCGCATCGCCATGGGCGAGGCGCACGAGCCCGCGCCGGCCACGGGACCGCACCAGGTCAGACAGACGCCGGTGAGCCGCACGGGAGGCCACCGTCAGGGCGGTGACCGCGCTTTCGGCAAACAGGTCCGGACAGGCAAGGAAGGCGGCGTGGTTCTGCTCGACATAGGCGGCGAGGTCGTCGAGCCAGGGCCCTGCCTCGCGCAAGGGAGCGGAGGCATGGGCCGCCGACAGCGCCGCCGCCAGTCCGGAGAGCACGGCCTCCGGCAGGGGACCGGCCTGGGCCAGCCGGTCAAGCGTCAGGGTCTCGTCGAAGCGCCGCATGTGGACGAGGGGCTCGACAAGCTCGCCGGGGCCGCCGAGGGCCAGGGTGCCGTCCGGCCGCCGGAAAATCCCGGTCTCGCCAAGATAGAGACCGGGCGCGAACAGCCGGTTGCGGGCAAGCTCGGCCGACACGGCGGCGCGCCGCCGGTCCGGCGTGGAATAGTCGAGAAAGGGAAAGCGCACGGCGCGCTTCATCTTGTAGGCGTCCGGGCCGAGCAGGACGACGACATTGGCGTGGGTGTCGATGCGCCGCGCCCCCGGCGTGGCGGCCACGAGGGCGTCAAGGAAAGCGGACGCCTCCGCCTGGGCGTGAGCGCCTGCTGCTGCGCCTGTGCCGAAACCCGACTGCATGCTGGCTGATCCTCCCCATCCTCAAGGCCCCGCCGACGCGCGCCGTCACCTTTGGCCCTCGACCGAGACCTCCTGCCCCGTCCGTCCGGAGCAGGCGCCTGCCCCCCGCGTCCACAGTGGGGCCAAGCGGGCGGCGGCGAATTGACCTTCCTCAATGAACGCCGACAGACTTGTGACAGTGTGGTGCCAGACACGACTGCCGGCAAAGGGCCGGCGGCATGGAGGGACACGCCGATGACCACTGGATCCACCCCCGACGCCACGTCCGGAACCAACCCGGGCGCAACGCTCGGCCTGAAGAAGATCCGCCTCAACCTCGCCCGCACGAAGGAGCACCCCAACGGCTCGGCGCAGCACGGCTACGAGTTCGTCGCGCCGCTGGACGCGACCGCGCATATCGACGCGGCAGCCTGGAAGAAGGCCCGCGACCATTGCCGCGTGCGCCGCTTCTGGGGCAGCGAGGACGACGAGATCGGCCATCTGATGCACCGGCCGGGCGGCTCTTGGGCCTTCCGCTATGACATCGAGGGCGACGATGACGACGAGGCCGGTTACCGCTTCGGGGCGCACGCCTTCGAGCCGGGCGAGTATGTCTCGATCCGCGACGAGGACGGCGACCTGCACACATTCCAGGTGGTCACGGTGCAGCCCGTCTGAGCGGTGAAGTCACGCCGGCAAGGAAAATTCCGTAGCGTCATATTTGAGTTGTTCTTTTAACGCGGCAGCGCGGCTGTCTGCTGCGCGCCCGTGCGTGTTGAAACAACTCGACCACACTCACATCATCCGGCCAAGCAAGGCGCAGAGCCGGGATGACGATCGAGGCGACCTTCAGCACACCGGCGCGCGGCTTTCTGCTGCGCGCCGTTTTCATTCCAAAACGGCGCTCTGGCTACCCTTATCAAGGGGAAAAACCCGTCATATCGCCCTTTCGCATTCCACACTGGAATAACCCCATTGCGAAAAGCCGTGCATGTGCGCCCCGGCTTGAATGTCGCGGCGGCCCGATCTGCGCTATAGCACAGGGAGATTCCCTTGCGGGGTGCCCCCGCAATGATGGCGGGTGACGGACATGGCGCAGAAGACAGGCGGGCAGCTCCTCGTTGAGGCCCTTGAAATCCACGGCGCGGAGCGCGTGTTCTGCGTGCCGGGCGAAAGCTATCTCGCCGTTCTCGACGCCCTGCATGACGCGCGCATTCCCATCACGATCTGCCGTCAGGAAGGCGGCGCGGCGATGATGGCGGAAGCGCATGGCAAGCTGACCGGCCGTCCCGGCATCTGCATGGTGACGCGGGGCCCGGGCGCCACCAACGCCTCCGCCGGCGTGCATGTGGCGGCACAGGACTCGACGCCGATGATCCTGTTCATCGGCCAGATCGAGCGCGGCATGCGCGAGCGCGAGGCCTTCCAGGAAGTCGACTACCGGCAGATGTTCGGCGGCATTGCCAAGTGGGTGGCCGAGATCGACCACGCCGAGCGCGTGCCGGAGTTCATCTCCCGCGCCTATTATGTCGCCACCTCCGGCCGGCCGGGTCCGGTGGTGCTGGCGCTGCCGGAAGACATGCTGGTGGACCTTGCCGAGGTGAGCCAGCCGCAGCCCTGGCGGCAGGTGGAGACCCACCCGGGCCTGACCCAGATGGCCGACCTGCAGAAGCGCCTGTGGGCAGCCGAACGCCCGATCGCCATTCTGGGCGGCAGCCGCTGGACCGAGGAGGCGGTGGCCGCCTTCACCCGCTTTGCCGAGCGCTTCGACCTGCCGGTCGCCTGTTCCTTCCGCCGGCAGATGCTGTTCGACAACCTGCATCCGAACTACGCCGGCGATGTCGGCATCGGCGCCAATCCGAAGCTGCTGGCACGCATCAAGGCCAGCGACCTGATCCTGCTCGTCGGTGGCCGCCTGTCCGAGATGCCGAGCCAGTCCTATTCGCTGCTGTCGATCCCCGAGCCGGCGCAGCAGCTGGTGCATGTGCATCCGGACCCAGAGGAACTTGGCCGCGTTTATCGCGCCAGCCTGCCGATCAATGCCGCGCCGACCGGCTTCTGCAAGGCCGTCGAGGGGCTGCAGCCGCCGACCGCACCGAAGAACGCCGGACAGGCTGCCGCGGCCCATGCCGACTATCTGGCCTGGTCCGGCGCACGGCCGCAGACGCCGGGCGCGCTGCAGATGGCCGGCGTGATGGAGCACATCGAGGCCGAGATGGCCGCGGACACGATCTTCACCAATGGTGCCGGCAACTATGCCACCTGGCTGCACCGGTTCCACCGTTTCCGCCGCTTCGCCACGCAGGCCGCACCCACGTCCGGCTCGATGGGCTATGGCCTGCCCGGCGCCATTGCCGCCAAGCTCGCCTTCCCGGAGCGCGACGTCATCTGCTTTGCCGGCGACGGCTGCTTCCAGATGACCCTGCAGGAGCTGGGCACGGCCGTGCAGGACAATGCGGCCGTGATCGTGCTGGTCATCGACAACGGCATGTATGGCACCATCCGCATGCACCAGGAGCGGCATTATCCCGGCCGCCCCTCCGGCACGAAGCTGGTCAATCCGGATTTCGCCGCCCTTGCCCGGTCCTATGGCGCCCATGGCGAGACGGTGCGGGAGACGGCGGAGTTCGGGCCCGCCCTCGCCCGGGCCAAGGCCAGCGGCAAGCCGGCGGTGCTGCATCTGCTCCTCGACCCCGAAGCGCTGACGCCGGCGGCCTCGCTGTCTGAGATCCGGGCGGCAGCGGAGGCCGCCAAGGCCTGAAGGGAAGACGTTTTCCTGCGGTGTTGATGCACGTCAAAGTCCGGAACCGCCCTTGCACCTATTGTCGGATGTGACAGGCCCGACGGGGGGCCATCGGACGGAGGACACCATGGCACTGAAGGACATTCTGGCACTCACGGATCTCGCAGGCGACCAGACGGCATCCCGCTACGCAATTGATCTGGCGGCGCGGTGCGACGCCCATGTCACCGGACTTTCGCTGGCCTTCGAGCCGGTCGTGCCCGCCTTTGCCGCAGCGCCGCTGCCGGCCGACTTCATCGAGGCCAGCCGCCAGCAGGCGCTGGCCGCCGCGCAGACCTCGCTGGCCGCCTTCAACGAGCTGGCCCGGCTGGGCGGCGTCAAGGGCGAGGGACGCATCGCCGACGTGATGACGGGCGGGCCGCTGGAGCCGGTGCTGCGCCATTGCCGCCTGACCGACCTGATCGTCATCGGGCAGGAAAACCCGGACCGTCCGGAGCCGATGCGGGAACTGGTGATCGAGACGGCGCTGTTTGAAAGCGGTGTGCCGGTGCTGCTCATTCCCTACATCGGCGCGGCCTCGCCCAAGCTTGAGAACGCGCTCGTCGCCTGGGACGGCAGCCCGACGGCCACCCGGGCCGTGCATGCGGCCCTGCCGATGCTTGCCATGGCCAAGAAGGTGACCGTGCTGATCGTCAACAAGGGCCGCAAGATGGCCGGGGAGCCCGGCGCGGACATGGCGACCTATCTCGCCCGCCACGGCCTGAACGTGACCGTCGACGTGGTGACCAACCCGCAGACCTCGGTCGCCGACACGCTGCTTAACTATGTCAGCGACAATGGCAATGACCTGGTGGTGATGGGCGGCTACGGCCACAGCCGCGTGCGCGAGTTCCTGTTCGGCGGCGCGACCCGCGATATCCTGGCTGCCATGACCGTTCCGGTGCTGATGGCCCACTGAACCGGAGCGGCGCCCGGTTGTCGCCCGGGCGCTCAGAGCTGGGTCGTGAGAGCTGGGCCACGGGGCCTGGGACACGGGGCTTGGGACATGGGGCCTGGGCCTCGAGATATGGGCCACGTGACCGCTGGCCGGTGATGGGCTGGCCGGCGGAACGCCGGCACGGCAAGAACCGGCCGGTGCGCTGAAGCCCCCTCCCCCGACGTGTCCCCGACCTGTCCCTGACATGTCCCTGACCGGGCGCCCCCTGCGACCGGGTGGGGATTGTGCAGGGGTGGTCTGGACATCAACACAGCCGCGACACACTTCCGCTATAGCCTGATCATCGCCCTGCCGTCCGGGACCCCTGCCCCAGACGGCAGGACCATGTTCAACGAGAGTTGGCTCAGGAAGACTGGGCTCAGGGAAAACTGGGCCAAGCGAAACTGGGCTTGACGAAACTGGGCTCGGGGGAGACTGGCCGTGACGATCCGCAACCTGGAAGCCGCCTTCTTGCCCAGGAGCATCGTCTTCGCCGGCCCCAACCGCCACGATCCGCGCGTGCTGGCGCATCTGCTCGGCCGCCTCGCGGCCGCCGGACATGCCGGGCCGACGGCGCTGGTGAACCTGCCCCTGCCTGACGGACTGCCGCAGGGAGGGCTCGCCACCGCAGACAGCCTGGCCGCCCTTGCCTTTGCCCCGGATCTCGTCGTCTATCTCGGGCCACCGGAGGCGGCGGAGGATCTCGTCACCGCTGCCGCCATTGCCGGGGCGCGCTGTGTCCTGCTGGCGGCGCCGGGCTATGATGCCTATCCGGCCGCCGTGCTGTCGGCCTGCCTGAAGGCGGCGCAGCCCTATCGCCTGCGCGTGATCGGGCCGGGCAGCATCGGCGTGGCGGCACCCCAGGCGAAGCTGGACCTGCTGCTGACCCGCGACGCACCGCTGCCGGGCGACCTGGCGCTGATTGCCCGCTCGAGCGCGGTGGTGAATGGCATCGTCTCCTGGGCCAAGGCCCGGCGGCTCGGCTTTTCCGGCATCTGCGCCCTCGGGCAGCGGTCGGATGTGGATGTGGGCGACCTGATCGACTATTTCGCCGCCGACTACCGGACCCGGGCGATCCTGCTGCACATCGAGAGCCTCAGCACCCCGCGCAAGTTCCTGTCCGCTGCCCGTGCGGCTGCCCGCGGCAAGCCGGTGGTGCTGATGCGCACCGGCCGCAGCCGCGACGCCTTCGCCACCGGCAAGACCCATGCCGGCAAGGTGACGCGCCGTGATCCGGTGTTCGAGAGCGCCCTGCGCCGGGCCGGCATCCTGCGGGTCGGCGATCTCGACGAGATGTTCGAGGCAGTCGAAACGCTGTCGCGGGTGCGGGCGCCGCAATGCCGGCGGATGGCCGTGATCGCCAATGGCCGCAGCCTGGCGACGCTGGCGGCCGACCGGCTGACGGAGGGCGGCGGCGAACTGGCCGGGCTCGCGCCGGAGACGCTCGCGCTGCTGGAGCCGCTCGGACGCCCCGGGTCGATGCCCGGCAACCCGCTGACGCTGCCGGACGGGGCGACGCCGGAGGCCTTCTCCGCCGCCATCGCCGCGATCCTTTCCGATCCGGCCCCCGACGGCGTGCTGGTGCTGGCCGCGCCCCATCCCTTCGTCGAGGCCGAGGCGGTGGCCGGCGCGATCGCCACGGCGGCAAGGGCGGACCAGCGCCGGGTGGGCCGGCGCAAGACCCTGATCGCGGCGCTGATCGGCGAGGACCCGCTGCCCCGCGCGGCCCTCGACGAGGCGAAAGTGCCGGTCTTCGCCAGCCCGGCCGAGGCCGTGCGTGCGGCGCAGCACCTGATCCGCAGCGCCGAGGCGCAGGACGCCTTGATGGCCGCCCCGCCGAGCCTGCCGGCCGAGTTCACGCCGGACCCCGTGCGGGCGCGGCAGATGCTGCGGCGGGCCCTGGAGAGCGGGCGGACCATGCTGGACCCGGCAGAGACCGCCGCGCTGATGGCCGCCTATGACATCCCGATGATCGAGACGCATCTGGTGACCGACCCGGCGGAGCTGCCCGCCCTGGCGGCGGCGATGCTGACCCGGCATGCGGCGCTGGTGGTCAAGGTCTGGTCGGCCGACCTGCCGTTCAAGTCGGATGTCGACGGCATCCGGCTGCGCCTGACCACGCCGGAGGCGGTGGAGGCGGCGGCGCGCGAGCTGACCGGACGCATCGCTGCCAAGTTCCCCGAGGCCCGCATCCAGGGCCTGACGCTGCAGGGCATGGTCGACACGCGGCAGCGGCTGGAGCTGTTCACCGGCATTGCCGACGAACCGCTGTTCGGCCCGGTGATGGTGTTCGGCCAGGGCGGCACCTCGGTCGAGGTCGCGGCGGACGTGGCGCACGAGCTGCCGCCGCTCGACCTCAACCTCGCCGATCACCTGATCGGGCGGACCCGCGTCGCCCGACTGTTTCCGGCGCACCGGGGCCAGCCGGAAAAGGACCGCGCCGCCGTGGCGCTGACGCTGGTGAAGCTGTCGCAGATGTCGATCGACCTGCCGGAGCTGCGCGAACTGGACATCAATCCGCTCGCGGTCGGCGCCGAGGGTGTCGTGGCGCTCGACGCCCGGGTGGTGCTGGGCGAACCCTCGCGCCAGGCCGGCCGCAGCGGCACCTCGCGGCTTGCCATCGCCCCCTACCCGAAGGAGTGGGAACAGACCCTGCGGCTCAAGGACGGCTGGAGCGTGTTCGTCCGCCCGGTGCGGCCGGAGGACGAGGAGCTGTTCCGGGCCTTCTTCGAGCATGTGTCGCCGGACGACCTGCGCCTGCGGTTCTTTGCCCCGGTGAAGGACTTCAATCACAAGTTCCTGTCGCGCCTGACCCAGCTCGACTATGACCGGGCCATGGCGCTGGCCGCGCTTGACCCGCAAAGCGGAGACCTGCTGGGTGTCGTGCGGCTGCATGCCGACCCCGACCACCGCACCGGCGAGTATGCCGTGATGGTGCGGTCCGACCTGAAGGGCCGCGGCCTCGGCTGGGCGCTGATGAAGCTCATCATCCGCTACGCGCAGGTGGACGGGATCGAGACGATCAAGGGCGAGGTGCTGAAGGAAAACACCAGCATGCTGGCCATGTGCGGCGCCCTCGGCTTTGCCATCACGACCTCGCCGGACGATGCGGCAATCGCCATCGTGACCCTGGCGGTCACCCAGGCCGCCGCCCAGCTCGAGGCCGACTGAACGGCCGGCCCGGGTGCCGGGTCGTCCCCGCCGCGGACTGCCGGAAGTGGCTGAAATTGTTGACTTTCGGAGTCAGTTTTTCTTTTGAATAGTTCTAAACTATTGATTTCTCGAGTTTTCTTGACTTTCCTGAGCGTCACATTCATATATCCCGCCGTACCGTCATCCCAACGATGACAGGGTTCGTGGGGCCTTGAACCCCGACGACTGGAGGATTTCATGACGTTCAAGACA encodes:
- a CDS encoding bifunctional aminoglycoside phosphotransferase/ATP-binding protein, giving the protein MQSGFGTGAAAGAHAQAEASAFLDALVAATPGARRIDTHANVVVLLGPDAYKMKRAVRFPFLDYSTPDRRRAAVSAELARNRLFAPGLYLGETGIFRRPDGTLALGGPGELVEPLVHMRRFDETLTLDRLAQAGPLPEAVLSGLAAALSAAHASAPLREAGPWLDDLAAYVEQNHAAFLACPDLFAESAVTALTVASRAAHRRLSDLVRSRGRRGLVRLAHGDAHLANVALVGGVPVLFDAVEFDEAIATGDVLYDLAFAVMDLVERGQPAGACHLLNRYLDLTPLEDGEEGLAALPFYLSLRAAIRAKIAAASIATQRCATAAEGQRRAARAYFALALQALEPATPGLVAVGGLSGSGKSTLARALAPDLAPLPGARVLRSDVERKRQLGLAETDPAPAASYTQAMSDAVYAALYARARAALAAGHSVILDGVFARPAERAAVGALAAALELPVTGLWLEADAAVLAARVEARSGDASDATAAVVARQLTYDIGPLDWQRLPAGGDPAATLALARAALGLVASRPAPSA
- a CDS encoding thiamine pyrophosphate-binding protein; its protein translation is MAQKTGGQLLVEALEIHGAERVFCVPGESYLAVLDALHDARIPITICRQEGGAAMMAEAHGKLTGRPGICMVTRGPGATNASAGVHVAAQDSTPMILFIGQIERGMREREAFQEVDYRQMFGGIAKWVAEIDHAERVPEFISRAYYVATSGRPGPVVLALPEDMLVDLAEVSQPQPWRQVETHPGLTQMADLQKRLWAAERPIAILGGSRWTEEAVAAFTRFAERFDLPVACSFRRQMLFDNLHPNYAGDVGIGANPKLLARIKASDLILLVGGRLSEMPSQSYSLLSIPEPAQQLVHVHPDPEELGRVYRASLPINAAPTGFCKAVEGLQPPTAPKNAGQAAAAHADYLAWSGARPQTPGALQMAGVMEHIEAEMAADTIFTNGAGNYATWLHRFHRFRRFATQAAPTSGSMGYGLPGAIAAKLAFPERDVICFAGDGCFQMTLQELGTAVQDNAAVIVLVIDNGMYGTIRMHQERHYPGRPSGTKLVNPDFAALARSYGAHGETVRETAEFGPALARAKASGKPAVLHLLLDPEALTPAASLSEIRAAAEAAKA
- a CDS encoding universal stress protein, whose product is MALKDILALTDLAGDQTASRYAIDLAARCDAHVTGLSLAFEPVVPAFAAAPLPADFIEASRQQALAAAQTSLAAFNELARLGGVKGEGRIADVMTGGPLEPVLRHCRLTDLIVIGQENPDRPEPMRELVIETALFESGVPVLLIPYIGAASPKLENALVAWDGSPTATRAVHAALPMLAMAKKVTVLIVNKGRKMAGEPGADMATYLARHGLNVTVDVVTNPQTSVADTLLNYVSDNGNDLVVMGGYGHSRVREFLFGGATRDILAAMTVPVLMAH
- a CDS encoding GNAT family N-acetyltransferase, with protein sequence MTIRNLEAAFLPRSIVFAGPNRHDPRVLAHLLGRLAAAGHAGPTALVNLPLPDGLPQGGLATADSLAALAFAPDLVVYLGPPEAAEDLVTAAAIAGARCVLLAAPGYDAYPAAVLSACLKAAQPYRLRVIGPGSIGVAAPQAKLDLLLTRDAPLPGDLALIARSSAVVNGIVSWAKARRLGFSGICALGQRSDVDVGDLIDYFAADYRTRAILLHIESLSTPRKFLSAARAAARGKPVVLMRTGRSRDAFATGKTHAGKVTRRDPVFESALRRAGILRVGDLDEMFEAVETLSRVRAPQCRRMAVIANGRSLATLAADRLTEGGGELAGLAPETLALLEPLGRPGSMPGNPLTLPDGATPEAFSAAIAAILSDPAPDGVLVLAAPHPFVEAEAVAGAIATAARADQRRVGRRKTLIAALIGEDPLPRAALDEAKVPVFASPAEAVRAAQHLIRSAEAQDALMAAPPSLPAEFTPDPVRARQMLRRALESGRTMLDPAETAALMAAYDIPMIETHLVTDPAELPALAAAMLTRHAALVVKVWSADLPFKSDVDGIRLRLTTPEAVEAAARELTGRIAAKFPEARIQGLTLQGMVDTRQRLELFTGIADEPLFGPVMVFGQGGTSVEVAADVAHELPPLDLNLADHLIGRTRVARLFPAHRGQPEKDRAAVALTLVKLSQMSIDLPELRELDINPLAVGAEGVVALDARVVLGEPSRQAGRSGTSRLAIAPYPKEWEQTLRLKDGWSVFVRPVRPEDEELFRAFFEHVSPDDLRLRFFAPVKDFNHKFLSRLTQLDYDRAMALAALDPQSGDLLGVVRLHADPDHRTGEYAVMVRSDLKGRGLGWALMKLIIRYAQVDGIETIKGEVLKENTSMLAMCGALGFAITTSPDDAAIAIVTLAVTQAAAQLEAD